The genomic DNA GGTCTCCGTTGACGGGCCGCAGGGCTGCCGCGGCCATCTCGACGAGCTGTTCGGGGGTGGGGCCGACGTCCAGGACGGTGCCGTGCTCGTCCGGCTGGAGCGGTTCGAGGGTGGCGTACTGGGAGTCGAGCAGGGAGGTGGGCATGAAGTGGCCCACCCGGTGGGCCAGGCGGTCCTCGACCAGGTCGTGGCTGCCGCTGAGGTGCAGGAAGTACGCGTCGGGGCAGGCCGCGCGCAGGGTGTCGCGGTAGCGGCGTTTCAGCGCGGAGCAGGTCACCACTCCCCCGGTGCCGGCGGCCCGCCGCGCCCCGAGCCACTGGCCGAGGGCCCGCAGCCAGGGTTCGCGGTCCCGGTCGTCGAGCGGGATGCCGGCGCTCATCTTGGCGATGTTGGCGGGCGGGTGGAAGTCGTCGGCCTCCGCGTACGGGAGGCCGAGCCGTTCCGCGAGCAGCCGGGCGACGGTGGTCTTCCCGACTCCGGAGACGCCCATCACGACGACGGTGGGCATCCGGTTCTCGACGTTGAGAGCCATGGGTGGTGCTCCTGTTCTGCCTGTCCGTGCGCAACTGTCGCCCAAAGGTATGACTTATTCAAGCCGTCGCAAC from Kitasatospora terrestris includes the following:
- a CDS encoding gluconokinase is translated as MALNVENRMPTVVVMGVSGVGKTTVARLLAERLGLPYAEADDFHPPANIAKMSAGIPLDDRDREPWLRALGQWLGARRAAGTGGVVTCSALKRRYRDTLRAACPDAYFLHLSGSHDLVEDRLAHRVGHFMPTSLLDSQYATLEPLQPDEHGTVLDVGPTPEQLVEMAAAALRPVNGDLA